The Tamandua tetradactyla isolate mTamTet1 chromosome 13, mTamTet1.pri, whole genome shotgun sequence genome segment cTAATATGTATGTGGAACTTCAAGGGGTCTCAAATaggcaaaacaatcttgaaaaagaacaaagttggaggactcacactgcTTGATTTCAAACTGTATTATAAAgtgacagtaatcaaaacagagtGGTACTGACACAAAATGAGACAAATAGATCAGCggaacagaattgaaagtgaAGAAATTGACCCAtgcatttatggccaattgattttgacaaggataCTAAGTACATgcactgggaaagaatagtctcttcaacaaatggtattggaaaaactggatatctctatgtagaagaatgaagttagacccctatctcacactatatacaGAAATCAACTCAATGAtgaggacctaaatataagagttaaaactataaaactcttagaagataacataggatCAAATCGTTATGACCGGGGGTTTAGCAacggattcttagatatgatgccaaaagcagaagcaataaagaaacaatagacagatagataaatagatagatagatggatggatgatagaaaaattgatttcctcaaaattaaaaaaagcttttctgcactaaggaaattatcaagaaagtgaaaagacaactaaaaaatggaagaaaatcgctcaaaccatatatcagataaagccttaatccagaataaataaagaactcctatgactcaacaacaaaaagacaaacaacccaatttaaaaaaacaggcaaaggactcaaatagacatttcttcaaataagatacaaaaatagtaaataagtacatgaaaagatgctcaacatcattagccatgtTAGCAAAATTCAAGTTAAAATCAcaaggagataccacttcataccacAAAGATGGCTGttgttataaaaatggaaaataaaaagtgtcggagaagatactgagaaattggaactctagtacattgttgatggaaatttaaaatggctCAACCACTATGGAAAGCAATATATtgacttcaaaaaattaaatgtagaattaccaaACACCCtctcaatcccacttctaggtatatacccagagagagtgaaaacagggttGCTGCAAATAAATAGCtgtacactaatgtttatagcagcattattaacaatagcCCGAAgtaggaaacaacccaaatattcatcatcaaatgaacggataaacaaaacatggtacataaccacaatggaatattattcagccatgagaaaaaatgaagttatgggACATACcacaacatggaagaatcttgaaaacatgctcagtgagataagcaagacacataaagACAAGAAATAATCaagacacataaaataaaaaattgtatggTAACACTTAGATGACCAGAAATAGCTAATTCAAGGAGACGGAAAGCATATGAGAAGTTTccagaggagagaaggaagaggagtgtttgcttgtaaaagaaaagaaagacagaagggatagaaaggggaagggagggggaaaaaaaagaataaacagacaCAGGGAAGTTCTGAAAACCATATATACTTAACGTTTCTCTAGGGAAAAAAGTTGGAGTGCTGGGTACAAAGGTGAGTACACAGAATGGGAGCAGTGACAAGCTTTCAGCTCTACACAGGTGTTTACTTTTAGCATGAAAGAGGGCTGGGGTATGTCATAGAAAATTTTTGCCTCTGAGCAGCAACCCTCTCTACTGTAGTGATGCTAAAGCTGCCACTTAATACTGGGAGGATGGAGCCAAGGGTTAGGGGCAAGTGACAAActttagaaatggaaatttctaGTATTTTTGGCATCCCAGTTATTGCAGAAAGACTCTGTGCCTGGCCAGTGGCTTAACCTGATCAATCTAAGAATGACAGCAATGACTGTCAAATTTTACTAATATGCTATCTGGCCTACCCATCATTCATGCTTGCAGCAACCTTGAACGAGAAATAAAGCTGTCATTTGGGGCGCAAGCTCACACAGTTAGCAAGGCAAGGAGCTCAACCTGAAGCCCAGTTCCATGGACTCTGAGCTCAGGAAGTGTCTTGCCCTCCCCCAAGAGAAGGGGATCCTGGAATCTGGGGGTCTGAATACTTTCAGCTCATCTCTTGCCTTCTCTCTCACCTCTGCAGGACTACAGGACAACCCCTGGATGTGTGACTGCCGACTCTATGACCTGGTCCACTTTCTGGATGAGTGGACCCCAAACTTGGCCTTCATTGAGGCCGTGCTGAGGTGTGCCAGCCCGCGCAGCCTGGCCGGAGTGGCCTTGAGTCAGTTGGAACTGAGGAAGTGCCGGGGTCCAGAGCTGCACCCTGGGGTGGCCGGCATCAGGTCCCCTTTGGGCAGCACAGTATTGCTACGCTGTGGGGCCACTGGTGTCCCAGGGCCCGAGATGAGCTGGAGGAGGGCCGATGGGCACCCAGTCAATGGCACAGGTGTGTGAGCCACAGGGACGGCTGGGCTGGGGTTCCAGACTGGAGTGGGGGAGTGGGGTTGTCAGGAGCCCCAATGGGGAGTGACAGCACCTCGTCTGTCAGAGATAGAAGTAGTCCAAGCAAGGCTGGGCTCCCAGCCCTTCAAGTGGAGTTAGCACAGGATCAGAAAACCTCACATCCCTTCCATTGTCTTCTTTGTCTCCCTCAACCAGCCTGGGGACCACTGCTCTAGGACGCTGGGTTTGAAATCAATTTATAAACACAATTGTTCAAAGATTCCCACCACAATAAGGCAGAAAGTTGCAGATGCTTTGATTTGTGGGGCTGGACTGGGGGTACAGGGTACTTTCAGCAAGGTCTCTGCCTTCTGTTCACCCCTTGATCTGCCGCATCCAACCACACCTACCCTCTGCCCCGAGGTGTCAACTTGCAGAACTACAGGGCTCTGCAAAACAAGGTGAGCATCTCAGCTTCAGAAGGCAGACCGTTGTGAGGGCCTGCCCTAGCCTGGGGTTCCTGGGATTCCCTAATTTTGAGGCCAGCTCATCTTGATATCCTATTGGCTATTCTCAGTGAGGCTGAATGTTTCCCAGTGTTTTCTCCCTGGTTGACAGCAACCCGAACAGAGTGTGCACAGTCCAGAGGCTGAACTTGGCCTGCAGTGGGAGCTTGGGGGAGGGGGCTCATATTCACAGATGCCTTTTCTCCCCCCCTCAGTGCACCAGGAAGTCTCCAGTGATGGGACCAGCTGGACTGTGCTGGGGCTCTCTGGAGTGTCCCACCTTGACTCTGGGAACTACATCTGCCAGGCCAAGAACTTCCTGGGAGCCTCCGAGACTCTCATCTCCCTGCTCGTCACCGAGCCCCAGACACCCACGGAACTCAGTGGGAATCCAGGGGCACCGCGGACAAGGACTGGAGAGGCGGCAGAAGCTGCTGCCTACAACAACAAGCTAGTGGCCAGGCACGTCCTCCCTGTCCTAGGGCCTGCTGTGCCGGCCACCCAGCCCTCTGGACCCAGCACGAAGGACGAGCTGAGCCCCCAGCACTTCCAGTTGGGTGCCCCGGAGGAGCTCGCCCCGGAGCGGGGGGACCCCGAGGACGTCCAGGTGGTGAGGTCGCTCAAGGTAGTGGGGGGTACTCACCACAGCGTGTCCTTAGTGTGGAAGGCCCCCCCGGCCGGGAGCACCGCTGCCTTCAGTGTCCTCTATGCTGTCTTTGGGCAGCGCGACATGCGGCGGGTGGCTGTGCGGCCCGGGCAAACGAGCGTCACCATCGATGGGCTGCAGCCCAAGACCCAGTACGTGGCGTGCGTGTGCGCGCGGGGCCTGGCGCCCCGGAGGGAGCAGTGCATCATCTTCTCCACCGACGAGGTGCTGAACACCGAGGGCACCCAGCGGCTCATCAACGTGGTGGTGATCAGCGTGGCCGCCGTCATCGCGCTGCCCCTCACGCTGCTGGTCTGCTGCGGGGCCCTCCGCAGGCGCTGCCGCGACGGCCGCGCCGGAGCCGCTGCGGAGGCCACGGGCGCCTACATCcacctggagaggctgggccgcCGCGGGGACGGCTCCGGGGCACTGGGCCCGCACAGCCCCGGCGAGACCCAAGGGCTCCTTTCCTCCCGCTCCAGCCTGGATTCGCAGGCCCTGGGGACCAGCGCAGGCGGACGGATCAATGAGTACTTCTGCTGAGAGGTGTGCCCCCGCGCCCCCGCAGCGCCCCCACACCTACCCTGTCCACTCGCCAGGGTGGCCTTTGACACCTGAGTACACGCTCACTCACGCTTACCAGCTCAGGGACATGCTTGCTTGTACACTCACAGACGCACACAAATCACATCAACAACTAACACTTGtgaagcacttactatgtgccaggaagtGTTCCAAGTGCTTTATATGCAGTGAATAATTTAATTCTTATGACAACCTTTAGTAGCAGGCACCACCAGTATCATCCCCATTTTCCTGCAGAGGTAGATTGCCCGCATCAGTCATTTTGTGTAGCAAATAGCCTCAGGATCTCAGTGGCACCTGGTAACAAGCACTTATTTTCAACTCATGGTCTGTGAGCTGACTGGCTGTGCTCAGTGAGTCTCGTTTGGGGCTCAGGTTGGAGGGTCAGTGGCTACATGAAGCAGGTTTTTCTCATGGAGAAAGTTAATGGTATCAAAGAACCAGGGGAAATGCCCTGCCTCTTAACGCGCTTGGCTCAGAACTGGCTCATCATGACTTCTGATCATATTCTATCTGCCAAAGCAAGTCCCATGGCCATACCCAACTTCAACAGGGCAAGAAAGGACAGTTCTCTcaaggaggtggtggtggtggggtgggggatatTTGCTGAATGGTGTTGTAGCCTCCTATATTGCTGAAGATTACACAGCAAGGAAGGGGCAGATCAGATATTTGAATCAGGAATTTAGGTTCCAGAGCCAAAAGCCCTTACCACTCTCTGTACTGTATCTTGATTACACTTATGCTGGCTACCAGGCATGTACCCTATTCCGTCTCTCTATGCATTAACCACGTTTGTACAGAGACCCACACCCACcaacaaatacacatacacacacacacagacatattcAAAACCTGATGCACCTCTCAAGTTTTCAGATACACACAGGAGTGTTGTCGTGCCCAttcatttcacacacacacacacgggcccTCACTGTGTGTGCtcactgattgtaaaattttgtTCTCTGGGTGCCATTCCCCCTAGAgatggacatttgattttcaGTGAATTCTAGAGGTTTGGGCAATACCTGAGACCACTGATGATTTATTCTTAGAAAGTCAGAATGGAGGGAACTGTACAGCTGGGAGCGATGTCACAGCTGATGCTGGCAGGCACACAGCTCAGCTCTGTCCACCTCCATCCTCCATAGcagcctttattattattatggaaaCTTACCCGGTTttcgggtggggggtgggaaggggtcTCGGGGCCTTTCAGGTCACTCAGAAAGACACTTCAAAGCAAGAGTTATGCTCAGTTTTGCTTAAATCTGGGAATTTACAGAGATGACCCTATCCCTATGCACAGGAAAAGGTGAACATTCTCCACGGAAGTCTGATGTGGGGACTTGTCTGCAGACCTGTTCTCTAATGGAGAGACAGAGCATTTGGGGTGCGTGGTTCCAAGATCTTCTGGCAACAGCTGAGGCAACTGGGTGACAGCAAGTGATCCAAAGAAACTGCTTTGTCAGCATCCCACAAAAGACTCCAAATTGCATTGAATGTTTCCTAGACATAAGCCAGGGTCATGCAGTGACTTCTAAAGTGACTCTGCTCCCCTCATGTTTAAAATGATCTCACAGCATATGACTTTACAATATATTTTCCCTGATTTTCTCACAGCTGATCCTTATAACAATGCTCTCTGGAGGCTGGGCTACTTCGTTTATAGACGAGAACACTGATGTGAAAAGTTGAATGGTTCATACAGGGTAGTGATGGACTGTCCTTTGGAATCCAGGTCTTTGACAACTTCTAGATCAGGCTGGGGTTCTTCATTCAGTGTGGTTCTCTGCCATGTGGTTCACAGGAGGTTCATTACGAAAATGGATTTTCTTGAACCAACGAAACTTGGGACCAGCACCATGAGAGCCACGGTGCATGTGGGTGTGGAGTTTCTGTACCTGAGTATTTTCCGCTTATCACCTGGACAGTGTAGCTGACAGTGATTCGTGGGCCATAGTCACTGGTAAGAGAAATTATGTGACTGGAAGATGAGAAAGCCACTGCCtaatcaggggtcagcaaacgTTTTCTATAAAGGGGAAAGTAAGTATTTTAGGCTCTGTTACTACTACTCGACTCTACTGACATATTACAAAAGCAACCATAAACAATATGTAAGTGAATGAACATGGATGTGTTCCAGTGAAACTTTATGTATAAAACCAGGGGAAGAGCTGGATTTGACCCACGGGCCAGAATTTGCCAACCCCTAATCTAGATTTATATTgccatttctttgtatattgagAGATCCAAGACTCAAATCTGATTAATATATGAGAGTAACAGGAATCTCCCCAATTAGAATTAATATAAATGTAATGGATGAAATCGGCCATCTGTTGATGTGATTAAGATGTCTCTAAATGTTTAGTTGAGCCAATTAAGAATGAATTATAATTGGCCCAAACAAGTGATATCCAGCCAATTTTCATTGAACCACTTTTGGACACAATTGAGAAACTTGAAAGCAAGAATTTAGTATATATCCAATACCGatctagaaaaagagaaagtttgaTATGCAAGCTTTCCAGTGTATCATTAACAGCCTGCCTTGGTCTCGATGGAATGACccctgtgatggttgggttctggtgccaacttggtcaagtgatgatgcccagttgtctggtcaggcaggcactggcctgaccattgctgcaaggatatacCGTGGCTCTTTGATGAACTGGAAgacattaaatcatcagtcagttgactgcatctgtggctcattacatctgcaatcaattaAAGTGTGTCTCCCACCGAGATAATCCAATCCATtgagggcttttaaggaagaagagagactctttcacttcttcagccagtgagcctctcctgtggagtctgt includes the following:
- the LRIT1 gene encoding leucine-rich repeat, immunoglobulin-like domain and transmembrane domain-containing protein 1 codes for the protein MRVVVGLLWLLALGGTFQIQGSCPSQCSCSLHVLGDGSKARTVLCHERDMTLPPASIPPDTTRLRLERTAIRRVPGEAFGPLGRLEQLWLPYNALSDLSTFMLRGLRRLRELRLPGNRLAIFPWAALGDAPQLRLLDLRDNHLLAVPPEATHFLGNLTFLDLSSNQLMRLPQELLAAWVHPQTGPFLPGHHAKLVLGLQDNPWMCDCRLYDLVHFLDEWTPNLAFIEAVLRCASPRSLAGVALSQLELRKCRGPELHPGVAGIRSPLGSTVLLRCGATGVPGPEMSWRRADGHPVNGTVHQEVSSDGTSWTVLGLSGVSHLDSGNYICQAKNFLGASETLISLLVTEPQTPTELSGNPGAPRTRTGEAAEAAAYNNKLVARHVLPVLGPAVPATQPSGPSTKDELSPQHFQLGAPEELAPERGDPEDVQVVRSLKVVGGTHHSVSLVWKAPPAGSTAAFSVLYAVFGQRDMRRVAVRPGQTSVTIDGLQPKTQYVACVCARGLAPRREQCIIFSTDEVLNTEGTQRLINVVVISVAAVIALPLTLLVCCGALRRRCRDGRAGAAAEATGAYIHLERLGRRGDGSGALGPHSPGETQGLLSSRSSLDSQALGTSAGGRINEYFC